A window of Nomascus leucogenys isolate Asia chromosome X, Asia_NLE_v1, whole genome shotgun sequence contains these coding sequences:
- the SSR4 gene encoding translocon-associated protein subunit delta → MAAMASLASLGALALLLLSSLSRCSAEACLEPQITPSYYTTSDAVISTETVFIVEISLTCKNRVQNMALYADVGGKQFPVTRGQDVGRYQVSWSLDHKSAHAGTYEVRFFDEESYSLLRKAQRNNEDISIIPPLFTVSVDHRGTWNGPWVSTEVLAAAIGLVIYYLAFSAKSHIQA, encoded by the exons ATGGCGGCGATGGCATCTCTGGCATCTCTCGGCGCCCTGGCCCTGCTCCTGCTGTCCAGCCTCTCCCGCTGCTCAG CCGAGGCCTGCCTGGAGCCCCAGATCACCCCTTCCTACTACACCACTTCTGACGCTGTCATTTCCACCGAGACCGTCTTCATTGTGGAGATCTCCCTGACATGCAAGAACAGGGTCCAG AACATGGCTCTCTATGCTGACGTCGGTGGAAAACAATTCCCTGTCACTCGAGGCCAGGACGTGGGGCGTTATCAG GTGTCCTGGAGCCTAGACCACAAGAGCGCCCACGCAGGCACCTATGAGGTCAGATTCTTCGACGAGGAGTCCTACAGCCTCCTCAGGAAG GCTCAGAGGAATAATGAGGACATTTCCATCATCCCGCCTCTGTTCACAGTCAGCGTGGACCATCGG GGCACTTGGAACGGGCCCTGGGTGTCCACTGAGGTACTGGCTGCGGCGATCGGCCTTGTGATCTACTACTTGGCCTTCAGCGCAAAGAGCCACATCCAGGCCTGA